A part of Lacibacter sp. H407 genomic DNA contains:
- a CDS encoding Crp/Fnr family transcriptional regulator translates to MFELLIKSIQDKVPSSEEDLHLCKTYFTPKKLRRKQFLLQEGDICNRMAFVEKGALYSYTTDAKGGQRVMQFAFEGFWISDLYSFFTREESKLNIEALEDCELLLLDHEQHENLLKNVRQYETYIRILYQNAYVALQQRLEGTIGLTAEEKYSHLVDQYSTIVNRVPQHLIASYLGITPETLSRIRKQMASR, encoded by the coding sequence ATGTTTGAACTTCTTATAAAAAGTATACAGGATAAAGTACCATCTTCAGAAGAAGATCTGCATTTGTGTAAAACCTATTTTACACCCAAGAAGCTGCGCCGCAAACAATTCTTGTTACAGGAAGGTGATATATGCAACCGCATGGCTTTTGTTGAGAAAGGTGCTTTATATTCTTACACTACCGATGCAAAAGGCGGTCAGCGTGTAATGCAGTTTGCTTTTGAGGGATTTTGGATCTCGGATCTGTATAGTTTTTTTACAAGAGAAGAATCGAAACTCAATATCGAAGCATTGGAAGATTGTGAACTGTTGCTGCTTGATCATGAACAACACGAAAACCTGTTAAAGAACGTACGTCAGTACGAAACTTATATCCGCATTTTATACCAGAATGCTTATGTGGCATTGCAGCAACGATTGGAAGGAACAATTGGACTTACTGCTGAAGAAAAGTATTCGCACCTTGTTGATCAATACTCTACCATTGTAAATCGTGTGCCCCAACATTTGATTGCTTCTTACTTAGGAATTACTCCCGAAACACTCAGTCGCATCCGCAAGCAGATGGCCTCCCGGTAA